Within Kineothrix sp. MB12-C1, the genomic segment TCTGTTGCCAATAAGATTCCAGCGCTGTTTACGACTGTGCAGGGAACATTTGTCTTTGCTTGGCAAGAGAATGCATCTTTGGCATCTAAGGATTCAGATGCAGATACTTACTATGCGGAAATGTTTGACAGCATTTTCGGTATTCTTGTTGGAATAATGGCATTGCTTATTGCAGCAACACCAATTCTGTTTTGGCTCCTTATTAGAGGAGACTATAAAGAAGCGTACTATCAGATGCCTATTTTGTTTATGGGTATGCTTTTTTCGTCGATGGCTTCCTTTATAGGTGGAATTTATGTTGCACACAAGAAAACACGAAGTGTGGGAGTCACAACTATTCTCGCAGCGGCTTGCAACCTTGTGATTGATCTGGTCTTTGTTCATAAAATTGGAATTTTTGCGGCATCCATTTCAACATTAGTCAGCTATGTTTTTCTGACAATTTACAGAATGGTTGATGTGCAGAAATTTCAAAAGGTTAAATTCAACACAGGACGTTTTTGCTTGCTGATTGCGCTGCTTGTCTTAATGTGTGCTATTTGCTGGATTGATACGGTGGCGTTGAATGTACTCAATATTATTTTGGGATGTATAATTGCGGTTGTGGTTAACAGGAAAATAATGAAAAGCATCCTTTTGACCTTAAAAAAATGAAAAAGTAAAGAGGGCAGAATGATGAGCATTGTAAAAAAAGCAAAGAATAAAATAAAAAAGTTATTGGGAAAAACGCCAGAAAAAACGCTGTATGAGAATTATTACAACAAATACCAGAGATTTTCTTTTGTTGATGGTTCCTGCACAGATGAAAAGCAATTTGAAGCAAGTATAACGCGCCTCTACCATACCGTAGAAAAAGGTTTGTCTTACCTGAATTATAGACCGGGTTTTGGAAAAGAAAACGTAGAAGCTTTGGTAAGATCATTGGAGCGGTATTCAAAGCAGTACAGCGTGGATAAGTTCTTCTACCAAACAGCTCTCTCAGTTTTAGATGAATATGTAAGAAAAAATGCGGAACATGGCGTTGAAAATAAAGACCTTTCTAAACGTATCTCTGCATTGCCTGGTAAGAAAAATGAAGCTGGTGGAGCAATCAAGTTTGTTCCATTATCATCAGAAGAACTTAGTAAGGCCAATTACAAAGAGCTTGTGGAAACACGGCATAGTATTCGCCATTTCTCTGATAAGCCGGTTGAGTTGGAAAGAGTTGAAAATGCAGTAAAACTTGCGCAGTATACTCCGTCCGCTTGCAATAGGCAGGGATGGAAAACTTATATTGTAAATGACAAGGCCGTATTAAGGGAAGTGTTGAAAAATCAAAATGGAAATCGAGGATTTGGACAGGAATTTGATAAACTTCTTGTTGTTGTCGGAGATTTGAGATGTTTCAATAGAGACAGGGAAGTATTCCAAGTATATATTGACAGCGGTATGTATGCAATGCGTGTACTGGATAGTTTGTACTATGAAAGAATTGCAAGCGTACCGTTGAGTGCATCTTTAACGAAAGAACAGGAAGAAAATGTCAGAGAACTCTTAAAACTTGATCCGGCAGAAGTTCTTATCATGTTTATTGGTATTGGAAACTACCCGGATGAGTGCCAGACAACACGTTCCGAAAGGAAGCCGGCGGAATATACGGTTATATGATTAAAGCTAAAGGATACTTAAATGGAAGCAAGGGCAAAAAGAAATTCAAACATTGAGATTATTAAACTTGTTGCAGTATTTTTGATTATACTGTCTTCTGCGCTTCCCTATGGCGCTACATACCGGGGGGGGGTACACGATACCGTCTATGTGAATTTAAATAATACAGGGTGGTCTATTGACCATATTATTTTTACGCTATTTAGATGGTGTGGTCAAATAGGAGATACATTATTCATTGCAGTGTCGGCGTGGTTCTTATGTGATAGCAAACAGATAAAAGCGAATAAGCCGATTAGGATGATCTTGGATTCATGGATTCTTTCGATTATCGGGTTAATTGCGGCTTTTTGCTGTATGAAGCCACTGTTTTCTGAAATAGTAAAAGCGTTCTTCCCGGTTAGATTCAATCTAAACTGGTTTGTTGGCTGCTATATTATATATTATCTTATACACCCCCTCTTAAATAAAGCGATTGAGGGAATGAATAAGAAAGAAACAAAGAAACTCGTCAAGATTTTATTTTTTGTGTATTCCGTTGCAGGGATTTTAGGACAAGCCTATTACTACACGAATCTGGTTGGCTTCATCTGCATTCATTATTTTGTTTTATATTACAAAAGATATATGAATGCCAAGGCAAATAGGAGCAGAGATATAAGAATCATAGTAGCCGCATTCATTGGAATTATCATTTGGATTTGTGGAATAAATATTTTAAGCACGGTTACTGGGAAATTCTCAGGAATGAACTTGTTTGGATGTACTTTTATGAATCCATTGATAATACTTATGGGAATGGCAATACTGAATCTTGCAGTTACGAGTAGTCCAAGAAACAACAATCAGATTAATGAATTGTCAAAATTTTCGCTACTAATTTATCTTTTTCATGCGAATTACTTTTGGCTTACATACGGAAAGTATGCTTGGATTGAATTCCTGTGCAATAATGGTTTGTCGCTGCTTGCAGCAGTGGGAGTTACCGTTGTGTGCTATATTTTGATTACGCCGTGTTTATCGTGGATATACAGTAAGATGCTTGATAGAGTCCTTAATTTGACCACTGAGCG encodes:
- a CDS encoding nitroreductase family protein produces the protein MSIVKKAKNKIKKLLGKTPEKTLYENYYNKYQRFSFVDGSCTDEKQFEASITRLYHTVEKGLSYLNYRPGFGKENVEALVRSLERYSKQYSVDKFFYQTALSVLDEYVRKNAEHGVENKDLSKRISALPGKKNEAGGAIKFVPLSSEELSKANYKELVETRHSIRHFSDKPVELERVENAVKLAQYTPSACNRQGWKTYIVNDKAVLREVLKNQNGNRGFGQEFDKLLVVVGDLRCFNRDREVFQVYIDSGMYAMRVLDSLYYERIASVPLSASLTKEQEENVRELLKLDPAEVLIMFIGIGNYPDECQTTRSERKPAEYTVI
- a CDS encoding acyltransferase family protein: MEARAKRNSNIEIIKLVAVFLIILSSALPYGATYRGGVHDTVYVNLNNTGWSIDHIIFTLFRWCGQIGDTLFIAVSAWFLCDSKQIKANKPIRMILDSWILSIIGLIAAFCCMKPLFSEIVKAFFPVRFNLNWFVGCYIIYYLIHPLLNKAIEGMNKKETKKLVKILFFVYSVAGILGQAYYYTNLVGFICIHYFVLYYKRYMNAKANRSRDIRIIVAAFIGIIIWICGINILSTVTGKFSGMNLFGCTFMNPLIILMGMAILNLAVTSSPRNNNQINELSKFSLLIYLFHANYFWLTYGKYAWIEFLCNNGLSLLAAVGVTVVCYILITPCLSWIYSKMLDRVLNLTTERLNGLIERIL